In the genome of Deltaproteobacteria bacterium, the window AATCGTCTCCTTGGACCGCATCGCCCCGGAGGTTATTCGGGCCGCCTCATAATCTCTTGAATTCCAGATACAAAAAAACCGGCCCCCACGGGCCGGTTCGAACGGTGTCCTACGGAACAAGAGCCTGGGGCTAGAGCAGCTTGAGGTCCTTGAGCTTGGCCACCAATTTGTCCCGGTTGATGGGCTTGGCAAGATACCCTGTGGCCCCGCCCTGATAATAAGCCTCGAAAACGTTTCTCGGGTCGTCCAGGGCTGTGGTCATGACGATCTTGGCCTCACTTGCCGGCTCGACACCCATCTCCTGCTCCCGTATCCTGATGTTCTTCAGGGCTTCGTGCCCGTCCATGTTCGGCATCATGATGTCCAGACAAATGAGCTCGTACGGCGCCCTTTCGGCGTGAGCCAACTCAAAGGCCTGCATTCCCTCCTTGCCGTCCATGGCGATGTCTACCTCGCCGTAAGGAGCTAGCAAATTCTGTAGAACCTTTCTGCCGATAAAATCGTCTTCGACGATCAAAATCTTCATATTCTCCTCCCAGGATCCTCGACACCTGTCTACGAACCAAGCCGTATCGTTTTGCTTGCGTCCGGAATCGACGACTCGGCTTCGAGTCGTTCGTGAGTTCTTGCCAGCTTTGGCCCAGATTGGCAACACCGAAGCTCGATTGGAGAACATTCCTGTGATGATGCCCATAATCCATGACGCTGGACGAGCAGGAAGAAAGTGGATATGCAATGACAGAAGTTCGATATAGTCACCAAGCCTTGAGACTCAGAAAACAATGCATCAGGAATACGACAAACATTTCGGCAGACTAGAAACGACCCTGTCCGATGTTCTTCCCTCCCTCAAGGCGGTCATCCACGAGCACGAGACCGACT includes:
- a CDS encoding response regulator — protein: MKILIVEDDFIGRKVLQNLLAPYGEVDIAMDGKEGMQAFELAHAERAPYELICLDIMMPNMDGHEALKNIRIREQEMGVEPASEAKIVMTTALDDPRNVFEAYYQGGATGYLAKPINRDKLVAKLKDLKLL